The following are from one region of the Chromobacterium phragmitis genome:
- the rplU gene encoding 50S ribosomal protein L21, whose amino-acid sequence MYAVIKTGGKQYKVAIGEKLKVEQIPADVDSQIVLEEVLMIADGEQVVVGAPLVSGATVKATVVSHGRGEKIRIFKMRRRKHYQKHQGHRQNYTEIRIDAISK is encoded by the coding sequence ATGTATGCGGTCATAAAAACCGGCGGCAAGCAATACAAAGTTGCCATCGGTGAAAAACTCAAAGTAGAACAGATACCTGCAGACGTCGACAGCCAGATCGTACTTGAAGAAGTGCTGATGATTGCTGACGGTGAACAGGTTGTTGTTGGCGCCCCGCTGGTTTCCGGCGCCACCGTGAAGGCCACCGTTGTTTCCCACGGTCGTGGCGAAAAGATCCGCATCTTCAAGATGCGTCGTCGCAAGCACTACCAGAAACATCAGGGTCATCGTCAGAACTACACCGAAATCCGCATCGACGCGATTTCGAAG
- the ispB gene encoding octaprenyl diphosphate synthase translates to MVENVSTPLFRTLIADDMQTVDRVIRARLHSDVVLIRQVAEYIISAGGKRLRPVLTLLSGRALGYRGEHLFELAAMIEFIHTATLLHDDVVDESDLRRGRKTANALFGNAASVLVGDFLYTRAFQMMVTTRNMTILEVMAEATNIIAEGEVLQLLNIGNTDVSEDEYLKVIQYKTAKLFEAAARVGALIADASAEQVQAMADYGMYLGTAFQIIDDVLDYSGDADTIGKSLGDDLAEGKPTLPLIYTMRNGSPEASALVRGALENANRDRFHDVLNAVQSCGALEYAKNEAVKMAEQAIASLQNIPDSEVRQALIELARLSVDRSA, encoded by the coding sequence CTGGTTGAAAACGTGTCCACCCCGCTTTTCCGAACCCTGATAGCCGACGACATGCAGACGGTAGACCGCGTGATCCGCGCCCGCCTGCACTCCGACGTGGTCCTGATCCGCCAGGTGGCGGAGTACATCATCTCCGCCGGAGGCAAACGCCTGCGCCCCGTCCTGACCCTGCTGTCGGGCCGCGCGCTGGGCTACCGGGGCGAACACCTGTTTGAACTCGCCGCGATGATAGAGTTCATCCACACCGCCACGCTGCTGCACGACGACGTGGTGGATGAATCCGATCTGCGCCGCGGCCGCAAAACCGCCAACGCGTTGTTCGGCAACGCCGCCAGCGTGCTGGTGGGCGACTTCCTCTACACCCGCGCTTTCCAGATGATGGTCACCACCCGCAACATGACCATTCTGGAAGTGATGGCCGAAGCGACCAACATCATCGCCGAAGGCGAGGTGCTGCAACTCTTGAACATCGGCAACACCGACGTCAGCGAAGACGAATATCTGAAGGTCATTCAGTACAAAACCGCCAAGCTGTTCGAAGCCGCCGCCCGCGTCGGCGCGCTGATCGCCGACGCCTCCGCCGAACAGGTGCAAGCGATGGCAGACTACGGCATGTATCTGGGCACCGCCTTCCAGATCATCGACGACGTGCTGGACTACAGCGGCGACGCCGACACAATAGGCAAGAGCCTGGGCGACGATCTGGCCGAAGGCAAGCCCACCCTGCCCTTGATCTACACCATGCGCAACGGCAGTCCGGAAGCCTCCGCCCTGGTGCGCGGCGCGCTGGAAAACGCCAACCGCGACCGTTTCCACGATGTGCTGAATGCGGTACAATCCTGCGGCGCGCTGGAATATGCCAAGAATGAAGCCGTGAAAATGGCCGAACAGGCCATCGCCTCCTTGCAGAACATTCCCGATTCGGAAGTCCGCCAGGCCCTGATCGAACTGGCCCGCCTGTCGGTGGACCGCAGCGCCTGA
- a CDS encoding tyrosine-type recombinase/integrase gives MPLTDAAIKSAKPREDGKHLKLTDGQGLSLWVMPTGAKYWRLKYRINGKEKLLALGVYPEVSLKAARLKRDDARKQIADGEDPVAMRKMDKVIKLAAAANTFEAIALEWHERESHEWSAAHSERVLSAMKTHIFPYIGDRPIHDIRPLERLEVLRKVESAGNIDTTKRLRQRCSAVFRLAILTGRCDSDPAAPLTDALKSQQSTPRKALMREDIPAFLDALEKYDGNVQTKLMMKLMLLTFTRVGEMAIARWEEIDFDKALWTIPPEHRKLPEKSKKTAPPHLVPLSKQAQDVLRQLHAISGGREHIFPNRNSPRRPMSPETLRRALHSMGFRGKADVHGFRSTASTILNEEGFNPDAIERQLSRIEGNKVRAAYNRAEYMEERKKMMQWWSSFIEHQKTQK, from the coding sequence ATGCCCCTTACCGACGCCGCCATCAAAAGCGCCAAGCCCCGCGAGGATGGCAAACACCTCAAGCTCACGGATGGACAGGGGCTGTCGCTATGGGTCATGCCTACCGGCGCTAAGTATTGGCGGCTGAAGTATCGGATCAATGGCAAAGAGAAACTGCTGGCGCTAGGCGTATACCCGGAAGTGAGCCTGAAGGCAGCCAGACTGAAGCGCGATGACGCCCGCAAGCAGATCGCCGATGGCGAAGACCCAGTTGCGATGCGCAAGATGGATAAGGTGATCAAGCTGGCCGCCGCCGCCAATACCTTTGAAGCCATCGCACTAGAGTGGCATGAAAGGGAAAGCCACGAATGGTCCGCCGCCCACAGCGAGCGCGTCCTGTCAGCCATGAAAACCCACATCTTCCCCTACATTGGCGACAGGCCAATCCACGACATCCGCCCGCTGGAGCGGCTGGAAGTGCTGCGCAAGGTGGAAAGCGCCGGCAACATCGACACCACCAAGCGCCTGCGGCAACGCTGCTCAGCCGTCTTCCGCCTGGCCATCCTGACCGGCCGCTGCGACAGCGACCCGGCCGCGCCTCTAACCGACGCCCTCAAGAGCCAGCAATCCACCCCGCGCAAGGCGCTGATGCGCGAGGACATCCCCGCCTTCCTTGATGCGCTGGAGAAGTACGATGGCAACGTGCAAACCAAGCTGATGATGAAGCTGATGCTGCTGACCTTCACCCGCGTCGGAGAAATGGCCATAGCCAGATGGGAAGAGATCGACTTCGACAAGGCGCTGTGGACCATCCCGCCGGAGCATCGCAAACTGCCGGAGAAATCCAAGAAAACCGCGCCTCCCCATCTCGTCCCGCTATCAAAGCAAGCACAGGACGTGCTGCGACAGCTCCATGCCATCAGCGGCGGCCGCGAACACATCTTCCCCAACCGCAACAGCCCACGCCGGCCGATGTCGCCAGAAACCCTACGCCGCGCCCTTCACAGTATGGGCTTCCGAGGCAAAGCCGATGTCCACGGTTTCCGCTCTACAGCATCAACCATCTTGAACGAAGAAGGATTCAATCCTGATGCGATTGAGCGCCAGCTATCCCGCATAGAAGGCAACAAAGTACGCGCAGCTTACAATCGGGCTGAGTATATGGAGGAACGGAAGAAGATGATGCAGTGGTGGTCTAGCTTTATTGAGCATCAAAAAACGCAGAAATGA
- a CDS encoding reverse transcriptase family protein yields MIILRPYKKIPSSIANIDNLCSALDISTTELDEAISLAETDRYQVREIAKKDGSPRRIYNPHYLIRKIQRRINHRIFTDQNFLGWPDYIFGTIPNQKKSDGRIVQRDYISCAKIHCKSKSIASIDIQDFFDNIHIDHVENIFSKFFKYPDEVSEVLANICCLNSHVIQGALTSSYIASLCLFDVEGDAVERLIRKNLRYTRLVDDITISSTVSNYNFDYALSIIRKMLESKDLPINENKTKIQYASTVPLTVHGLRVAFSEPRFPSDEVRRLRAAVKNIETLSQEKNYRTSHAYRHDFNRCMGRVNKLSRIGHKQHAALVKRLQKVMPLPSQKDIERAFMIIERLEKDYSTHNSSYWYSRRYYLAHERLNVLQRTYTRIASDLRSKLRYLRPSYEK; encoded by the coding sequence TTGATTATCTTACGCCCCTACAAAAAAATCCCATCATCTATCGCCAATATTGATAATCTTTGTTCTGCGCTAGACATTTCCACCACAGAACTAGATGAAGCAATCTCACTAGCTGAAACTGATCGATACCAAGTCAGGGAAATTGCCAAAAAAGATGGTTCACCAAGAAGAATTTACAATCCGCACTATTTGATCAGAAAAATTCAAAGAAGAATAAATCATAGAATCTTTACAGATCAGAATTTTCTTGGCTGGCCTGATTATATTTTTGGAACAATTCCCAACCAAAAAAAATCTGATGGTCGCATAGTCCAAAGAGACTACATATCTTGTGCAAAAATTCATTGCAAATCTAAAAGTATTGCCTCAATAGACATACAAGACTTCTTTGACAACATTCATATTGACCATGTAGAAAATATTTTCTCAAAGTTTTTTAAGTATCCCGATGAGGTATCGGAAGTACTTGCTAATATTTGCTGCCTAAATTCCCACGTAATTCAAGGGGCACTAACTTCAAGCTATATTGCAAGCCTTTGCCTGTTCGATGTTGAAGGCGACGCCGTAGAAAGACTAATCAGGAAAAACTTGCGATATACAAGGCTGGTTGATGACATCACAATATCATCAACAGTATCTAATTATAATTTCGACTACGCTCTTTCAATTATTAGGAAAATGCTAGAATCAAAAGATCTTCCTATTAATGAAAACAAAACAAAAATACAATATGCATCGACTGTACCCTTAACTGTCCACGGACTAAGAGTAGCATTTTCAGAGCCTAGATTTCCTTCAGATGAGGTAAGACGTCTACGCGCTGCAGTAAAGAATATCGAGACTCTATCTCAAGAGAAAAACTACAGAACCTCACATGCATATCGGCATGACTTCAACCGATGTATGGGTAGAGTAAACAAATTAAGCAGAATCGGCCACAAGCAACACGCTGCCTTAGTTAAAAGACTACAAAAAGTAATGCCACTACCATCCCAAAAGGATATTGAAAGAGCATTCATGATAATTGAACGACTAGAAAAAGACTACTCAACCCATAACTCAAGCTATTGGTATTCCAGGCGGTACTACTTAGCCCACGAACGATTAAATGTACTTCAAAGAACCTATACAAGAATAGCTAGTGATTTACGCAGCAAATTAAGATATTTAAGGCCATCATATGAAAAATAA
- a CDS encoding retron Ec48 family effector membrane protein, with product MKNNSKDISEPFEKYFTPELFIRIIVGILITGFVIALIFFIGNFSDSKIKNSSICLTDQCYGNWIEYFKNSLSTIKLTIDIAVAVATSGGILIALQSYLSGLKNAALSNHISHFSIFNNYVNNEVSKRSRIHKTSVDIMIWYNLIFSKSRLGNMYISKEYIEFINSLNKEIKTSNEQASNAKSGSFRYKPHQERIKSSLAKVGFEIAYQPRNDFFDAEGELLDLISSVNNSFCFSSEVPSLLERSYL from the coding sequence ATGAAAAATAATTCAAAAGACATAAGCGAGCCGTTTGAAAAATATTTCACCCCTGAACTCTTCATAAGAATCATAGTAGGTATTCTAATTACTGGATTCGTTATAGCTCTCATTTTCTTCATAGGAAATTTTTCCGACTCAAAAATAAAAAACTCCTCAATATGCCTCACTGATCAGTGCTACGGAAACTGGATCGAGTACTTTAAAAATTCGCTATCAACAATAAAGCTAACAATAGACATTGCTGTAGCAGTAGCCACTTCAGGCGGCATCCTAATAGCACTACAAAGTTATTTAAGCGGATTAAAAAATGCTGCACTCTCCAATCATATCTCACACTTCTCAATATTCAACAATTATGTAAATAATGAAGTATCTAAAAGAAGTCGAATTCACAAAACTTCCGTTGACATCATGATTTGGTACAATTTGATTTTTTCAAAGTCAAGACTAGGAAATATGTATATATCAAAGGAGTACATTGAATTCATCAACAGCCTAAACAAAGAAATAAAAACATCAAACGAACAAGCTTCAAATGCAAAATCTGGATCATTTCGATATAAGCCACATCAAGAGCGCATAAAATCCTCTTTGGCAAAGGTTGGGTTTGAAATTGCCTATCAGCCAAGAAATGATTTCTTTGATGCGGAGGGCGAGCTACTCGATCTTATTTCAAGCGTAAATAATTCATTTTGTTTCTCAAGCGAGGTTCCATCCTTGCTAGAAAGGTCTTATCTTTAG
- a CDS encoding helix-turn-helix transcriptional regulator produces MTAIAPSLTAQPLRFLRLPEVISTCGLSRSSVYDAIKRGSFPAPVPLGGKSVAWLSSEIDAWMVDRIAARHA; encoded by the coding sequence ATGACCGCCATTGCCCCTTCGCTCACCGCCCAGCCGCTGCGCTTTCTGCGCTTGCCGGAAGTCATCTCTACGTGCGGCCTGTCCCGCTCGTCGGTATACGACGCCATCAAGCGCGGCAGCTTTCCGGCCCCGGTGCCGCTGGGCGGTAAAAGCGTGGCCTGGCTATCGTCTGAAATCGACGCCTGGATGGTGGATCGCATCGCCGCCCGCCACGCCTAA
- a CDS encoding lysozyme inhibitor LprI family protein, with amino-acid sequence MAPLLAWIGVSAAAAPSPHRISEIIQSNPGLSSADAGLNQLYRALRTAGAGSAKLLAEKRSWLRLRDRCDNSDCLREQYQMRNAQLARQLAALPCSVQASRLTHGWDSMDGGGFFQQFELEADGAFNSWRHQHPELSNARWSFDARHCRLRIRASRHEGMDFDYAVVMTRPNRLWLLDMRDHAAGNYAPIQ; translated from the coding sequence TTGGCGCCGTTGCTGGCATGGATCGGCGTATCGGCAGCCGCCGCGCCATCACCTCATCGAATTTCAGAAATCATCCAAAGCAATCCAGGGCTGAGCTCAGCCGATGCCGGCCTGAACCAGCTCTACCGCGCGCTGCGCACCGCTGGCGCCGGCTCTGCAAAGCTATTGGCGGAGAAGCGCAGCTGGCTGCGACTGCGTGACCGCTGCGACAACAGCGATTGCCTGCGGGAGCAATACCAGATGCGCAATGCGCAACTGGCGCGGCAACTGGCGGCGCTGCCTTGCTCCGTGCAAGCGAGCCGATTGACCCATGGCTGGGATAGCATGGATGGCGGAGGATTTTTCCAGCAATTTGAACTAGAAGCGGATGGCGCCTTCAACAGTTGGCGGCATCAGCATCCCGAATTGAGCAACGCCCGCTGGTCGTTCGATGCCCGCCACTGCCGACTGCGAATCCGCGCCTCCCGCCACGAGGGCATGGATTTCGATTACGCAGTGGTGATGACACGCCCTAACCGGCTGTGGTTGCTGGACATGCGCGACCATGCGGCAGGAAATTATGCGCCAATACAATAA
- the lpxO gene encoding lipid A hydroxylase LpxO: protein MPYFKILVVAVFVLSTLYVHFRGRVRLGFWRQLSDHSTIMAPINCFMYLFSRVPAKPYLPVERFPELQALTANWEKIREEAVALYDRGNIKASDKYDDLGFNSFFKTGWKRFYLKWYGQDHASAQALCPYTTELLRQFPNIKAAMFAALPPGSRLVRHRDPFAGSVRYHLGLITPNDDGCFIDVDGQPYSWRDGEAVIFDETYLHYAENTTDQNRIILFCDVERPMWFWPARVINRIVSRVLVGAANSPNEAGDRVGGLNRAFRYIQQVRLFGKKIKAQSRFTYYLLKWLILGGPIMLWLFWGVWR, encoded by the coding sequence ATGCCTTATTTCAAGATTCTGGTGGTCGCCGTTTTCGTGTTGTCCACCCTTTACGTGCATTTCCGCGGCCGTGTGCGGCTGGGATTCTGGCGCCAGCTGAGCGATCACTCCACCATCATGGCGCCGATCAACTGCTTCATGTATTTGTTTTCCAGGGTGCCGGCCAAGCCCTATCTGCCGGTGGAGCGTTTCCCGGAACTGCAGGCATTGACCGCCAACTGGGAGAAGATCCGGGAGGAGGCGGTGGCGCTGTACGACCGCGGCAATATCAAGGCCTCGGACAAGTACGACGACTTGGGCTTCAATAGCTTCTTCAAGACCGGCTGGAAGCGCTTCTACCTGAAATGGTACGGCCAGGATCACGCGTCCGCCCAGGCGCTGTGTCCGTACACCACCGAATTGTTGAGGCAGTTTCCCAACATCAAGGCGGCGATGTTCGCCGCGCTGCCGCCAGGCAGCCGCCTGGTGCGCCACCGCGATCCGTTCGCCGGCTCGGTGCGCTACCACCTGGGCCTGATCACGCCCAACGACGACGGCTGCTTCATCGACGTGGACGGCCAGCCGTACAGCTGGCGCGACGGCGAGGCGGTGATCTTCGACGAGACCTACCTGCATTACGCGGAAAACACCACCGACCAGAACCGCATCATCCTGTTCTGCGACGTGGAGCGGCCGATGTGGTTCTGGCCGGCGCGGGTGATCAACCGCATCGTCAGCCGGGTGCTGGTGGGCGCCGCCAATTCGCCCAACGAAGCCGGCGACCGCGTCGGCGGCCTCAATCGCGCCTTCCGCTACATCCAGCAGGTGCGCCTGTTCGGCAAGAAGATCAAGGCGCAAAGCCGCTTTACCTACTATCTGCTTAAGTGGCTGATCCTGGGCGGCCCCATCATGCTGTGGCTGTTCTGGGGCGTGTGGCGTTAA
- a CDS encoding metallophosphoesterase, whose amino-acid sequence MKIAQLTDLHLFADKNGCLLGRDTHAALARVLAGLGKEEGVAAVLLTGDVSQDESEASYRLAAEALAGLGLPVHWIAGNHDKRQTMARVFDEHGFLHPLERTELGGWTFIGVDSCVAGQDGGRIADAELERMRRLLGEADGPAAVVLHHHPLAVGTPLLDDCMLSPAAPFWRIAAASPALKLAICGHAHGDYSLAYRGKALEAGPATCFQWRQGACDIEIDDRHGYRLFDFAADGYSVRTVFV is encoded by the coding sequence GTGAAAATTGCGCAATTGACGGATCTGCATCTGTTCGCAGACAAAAATGGCTGCTTGCTGGGACGCGACACCCACGCCGCGCTGGCGCGCGTGCTGGCGGGCCTGGGGAAAGAAGAGGGCGTGGCGGCCGTATTGCTGACCGGGGACGTGTCGCAGGACGAGTCGGAGGCTTCTTACCGCCTGGCGGCTGAGGCCCTGGCCGGATTAGGCTTGCCGGTGCACTGGATAGCCGGCAACCACGACAAGCGGCAGACCATGGCGCGGGTGTTCGACGAGCATGGCTTCCTGCATCCGCTGGAGCGGACGGAGCTGGGGGGCTGGACCTTCATCGGCGTGGACAGCTGCGTGGCCGGACAGGATGGCGGCCGAATAGCCGACGCCGAGCTGGAGCGGATGCGACGGCTGTTGGGCGAGGCGGATGGACCGGCGGCCGTGGTGCTGCACCACCATCCGCTGGCGGTGGGCACGCCATTGCTGGATGACTGCATGCTGTCCCCGGCCGCGCCGTTCTGGCGGATCGCGGCGGCATCGCCTGCGCTGAAGCTGGCGATCTGCGGCCATGCGCACGGCGATTACAGCCTCGCCTACCGCGGCAAGGCGCTGGAGGCGGGGCCGGCCACCTGTTTCCAATGGCGGCAGGGGGCGTGCGATATCGAGATAGACGACCGGCATGGTTACCGGCTGTTCGACTTTGCCGCCGACGGCTATTCGGTACGCACGGTATTTGTCTGA
- a CDS encoding penicillin-binding protein 1A yields the protein MAGVFLGGVVLVAGAAAIAIIITYPRLQSLDVITDYRPKIPLRVYSADNQLLGEFGEERRSFSRIHEVPQLMKQAVLAAEDERFYQHSGIDYLGILRAAVGNLVSGHARSGASTITMQVAKNFFLSSEKTFTRKFNEALLAFKIEHTLSKDQILELYFNQIYLGQRAYGFGAAAQTYYGKPLGELSVAQMAMLAGLPKAPSAYNPIVNPDRAKLRQQYVLRRMRELNFITQDQYEQALNEPLHLASQVAETSQPGQYVAEMVRQAMYERYKEAAYTEGFKVYTTVDSRHQKWAYDALRAGLIDYDRKTGYRGPESFLDLPSGDGEDVTEALDEAMGDLRDSGDMLPAIVLSASPSEVRAYMRGGKTASIKGAGLDFARRGLSSKASSQLQIRRGAVIRVQANPKGYWEIVEMPEVEGAFVSLDTRTGAVKSLIGGFDFNRRSFNHVTQAWRQPGSSFKPFIYSSGIERGITPSTLINDAPLSVPGVNGQSWTPKNDDGKFAGMITLRQGLTRSKNLVSVRVLMAVGTDYAQQYIQRFGFSAKQHPAYLPMALGAGSVTPLQMVEGYSVFANGGYRTKAFFIDRIEDQSGRVLAKTVPTVAGQNAQQAIDPRNAFIMTSMLRDVVRYGTGYRAMSLGRTDLAGKTGTTSDWKDAWFVGFNPNLVAATWVGFDQPRSLGRYGYGGTAALPIWINYMGNALKGQPEVDLPMPQGIAVKPGAGQRGGDEYYYEEFQKTNPELHIDNQGSVPGGEGDASAPQSDADGAKPAAQDAVENVKDQLF from the coding sequence TTGGCAGGCGTTTTCCTAGGTGGTGTGGTGCTGGTGGCGGGAGCCGCCGCAATTGCCATCATCATAACCTACCCGCGCCTGCAAAGCCTTGATGTAATCACGGACTACCGTCCGAAAATCCCGCTCCGGGTCTACTCCGCCGACAACCAGTTGTTGGGCGAGTTCGGCGAGGAGCGGCGCTCATTCTCCCGCATCCACGAAGTGCCGCAGCTGATGAAGCAGGCGGTGCTGGCGGCGGAAGACGAACGCTTTTATCAGCATAGCGGCATCGACTACCTCGGCATCCTGCGCGCCGCGGTCGGCAACCTGGTGTCCGGCCACGCGCGCTCAGGCGCCAGCACCATCACCATGCAGGTGGCGAAGAATTTCTTCCTGTCCAGCGAGAAAACCTTCACCCGCAAGTTCAATGAGGCGCTGCTGGCGTTCAAGATCGAGCATACGCTGAGCAAGGACCAGATTCTGGAACTGTATTTCAACCAGATCTATCTGGGGCAGCGGGCCTACGGTTTCGGCGCGGCCGCGCAAACTTACTACGGCAAGCCATTGGGCGAGTTGAGCGTCGCCCAGATGGCGATGCTGGCCGGACTGCCCAAGGCGCCGTCGGCCTACAACCCCATCGTCAATCCGGACCGTGCCAAGTTGCGCCAGCAATATGTGCTGCGCCGGATGCGAGAGCTGAACTTCATCACTCAGGACCAGTACGAGCAGGCGCTGAACGAGCCTTTGCACCTGGCCAGCCAGGTGGCTGAAACCAGCCAGCCCGGCCAGTATGTTGCGGAAATGGTACGCCAGGCGATGTACGAGCGTTATAAAGAGGCTGCGTATACCGAGGGCTTCAAGGTCTACACCACCGTGGACAGCCGCCACCAGAAATGGGCGTATGACGCGCTGCGCGCCGGCCTGATCGATTACGACCGCAAAACCGGCTACCGCGGCCCGGAAAGCTTCCTCGATCTGCCCAGCGGCGACGGCGAGGATGTGACCGAGGCGCTGGACGAGGCAATGGGCGATCTGCGCGACAGCGGCGACATGCTGCCAGCCATCGTGCTGTCGGCCAGCCCGTCCGAAGTGCGCGCCTACATGCGCGGCGGCAAGACTGCGTCCATCAAGGGCGCCGGCCTCGACTTCGCCCGCCGCGGGCTCAGCAGCAAGGCATCGTCCCAACTGCAGATCCGCCGCGGCGCGGTGATCCGCGTCCAGGCCAACCCCAAGGGATATTGGGAGATCGTGGAAATGCCGGAAGTGGAAGGCGCCTTCGTGTCGCTGGACACCCGCACCGGGGCGGTCAAGTCGCTGATCGGCGGGTTCGACTTCAACCGCCGCAGCTTCAACCACGTGACCCAGGCCTGGCGTCAGCCCGGCTCCTCGTTCAAGCCCTTCATCTACTCGTCGGGCATCGAGCGCGGCATCACGCCGTCCACGCTGATCAACGACGCGCCGCTGTCGGTGCCTGGCGTCAACGGCCAAAGCTGGACGCCCAAGAACGACGACGGCAAGTTCGCCGGCATGATCACCTTGCGCCAGGGCCTGACCCGCTCCAAGAACCTGGTGTCGGTGCGCGTGCTGATGGCGGTGGGAACCGATTACGCCCAGCAGTACATCCAGCGCTTCGGCTTCTCCGCCAAACAGCACCCGGCCTACCTGCCGATGGCGCTGGGCGCGGGCTCGGTGACGCCGCTGCAGATGGTGGAGGGCTATTCGGTGTTCGCCAACGGCGGCTACCGCACCAAGGCCTTCTTCATCGATCGCATCGAAGACCAGTCTGGCCGCGTGCTGGCCAAGACCGTGCCCACTGTGGCCGGCCAGAACGCCCAGCAGGCGATCGATCCGCGCAACGCCTTCATCATGACGTCGATGTTGCGCGACGTGGTCCGTTACGGCACCGGCTACCGCGCGATGAGCCTGGGCCGCACCGATCTGGCCGGCAAGACCGGCACCACCTCGGACTGGAAGGATGCCTGGTTCGTCGGCTTCAACCCCAATCTGGTGGCCGCTACCTGGGTGGGCTTCGATCAGCCGCGCTCGCTGGGCCGCTACGGCTACGGCGGCACCGCGGCGCTGCCGATCTGGATCAACTACATGGGCAACGCGCTCAAGGGCCAGCCGGAAGTGGACCTGCCGATGCCGCAGGGCATCGCGGTGAAGCCGGGCGCCGGCCAGCGCGGCGGCGACGAGTACTACTACGAAGAGTTCCAGAAGACCAATCCGGAGCTGCACATCGACAACCAGGGCTCGGTGCCGGGCGGAGAGGGCGACGCCAGCGCGCCGCAATCGGACGCGGACGGCGCCAAGCCCGCCGCCCAGGACGCGGTGGAGAACGTCAAGGATCAGTTGTTCTGA
- a CDS encoding pilus assembly protein PilM gives MLVDKLRLGRPLLEQLGLGKSHNSPLLGLDISSTAIKLVELSRNGRNIQVERYAIESLPKDAVNDGNLVDIDGIAEALRRCWKRLGSPIRSVAIAIPTPMAIYKKLLVPASQAEDMDDMIESEANQIIPFPLDEVNLDHQVLGPSPSSIDDLEVLLCAARKEKVEERVAVVEMAGLRPQVVDVESFAMMTAFEQIQQQLPEEGMNQTFALFDIGATRIHCNIIRNNQQIYYREQMFGGHQLTRDIQRRYNISFEEAEIGKRSLGLPDGYESELMHPFTDALAQEIQRALQFFYTTVSVSQYLRVDYILLAGGCSMLPGLDDAVAGRTQISTMIANPFTTLVQAPGIRLKELLMDAPSLLIACGLALRRFD, from the coding sequence ATGCTAGTCGATAAACTGAGGCTCGGGCGGCCCTTGCTCGAGCAATTGGGGCTGGGGAAATCCCATAATTCGCCGCTGCTGGGGCTGGACATCAGCAGCACCGCGATCAAGCTGGTCGAGCTCTCGCGCAACGGCCGCAACATCCAGGTGGAACGCTACGCGATCGAATCCCTGCCCAAGGACGCGGTCAACGACGGCAATCTGGTCGACATAGACGGCATCGCCGAGGCGCTGCGGCGCTGCTGGAAGCGTCTGGGCAGCCCGATACGCAGCGTCGCCATCGCCATTCCCACGCCGATGGCCATCTACAAGAAACTGCTGGTGCCGGCCAGCCAGGCCGAGGACATGGACGACATGATCGAGTCCGAGGCCAATCAGATCATTCCCTTCCCGCTGGACGAAGTGAACCTAGACCATCAGGTGCTGGGTCCGTCGCCCTCCAGCATAGACGACCTGGAGGTGCTGCTCTGCGCCGCGCGCAAGGAGAAGGTGGAAGAGCGGGTCGCAGTGGTGGAGATGGCGGGCCTGCGCCCCCAGGTGGTGGATGTCGAGTCGTTCGCGATGATGACCGCCTTCGAGCAGATCCAGCAGCAGCTGCCGGAGGAGGGCATGAACCAGACCTTCGCGCTGTTCGACATCGGCGCCACCCGCATCCACTGCAACATCATCCGCAACAACCAGCAAATCTACTATCGCGAACAGATGTTCGGCGGCCACCAGCTGACGCGCGACATTCAGCGGCGCTATAACATCAGCTTCGAAGAGGCGGAAATCGGCAAGCGCAGCCTGGGCCTGCCCGACGGCTACGAATCCGAACTGATGCATCCCTTCACCGACGCGCTGGCACAAGAGATCCAGCGCGCGCTGCAGTTCTTCTACACCACGGTCAGCGTGTCGCAATACCTGCGCGTCGACTACATCCTGCTGGCAGGGGGCTGCAGCATGCTGCCCGGCCTGGACGACGCAGTGGCCGGCCGCACCCAGATCAGCACCATGATCGCCAACCCGTTCACTACCCTGGTGCAGGCGCCCGGCATCCGCCTGAAAGAACTGCTGATGGACGCGCCGTCGCTGCTGATCGCCTGCGGTCTGGCGCTCAGGAGGTTCGACTGA